GCCGGTGTTAAAAGTGTGACTATAATGGTGAAAGGCGCCTTTGCTTATGGGTATCTTAAGGGCGAAGCTGGTGTACACAGGCTAGTAAGGATTTCCCCTTTTGATGCAGCTGGAAGACGACATACATCATTTGCATTAGTTGAGGTCTTGCCAGAAATAGACGATGATATAAAAGTTGATATTAGGCCGGAGGATTTAAAAATTGACACGTACAGATCCTCTGGCGCAGGCGGTCAGCACGTAAATAAGACGGAATCAGCCATAAGGATAACTCATATACCGACAGGCATTATCGTTCAGTGTCAGTCAGAGAGATCACAGATGCAAAACAGGGAGACTGCTATGAAGATGCTGAAGGCTAAATTGATGGACCTTATGATAAAAGAGCAAAAAGAAAAGATTGAAGACTTAAAAGGTGAACACAAGGAAGCAGGATGGGGAAATCAGATAAGGTCGTATGTATTTCAGCCGTATACGCTAGTAAAAGACCACAGAACAAATTTTGAGGTAGGGAATGTCAACGCTGTAATGGATGGGGATATTGACGAATTTATCAATGCATACCTAAAGCAGAAAGTGTCTTAAGGGATATCTAACGGATATCCCTTATTTTAAATTCATTTAGCTTGGGATGGCTTTTAAGTTTAATAAATGAAAGGAAGATTTTATGGATAGGATAGCTTTAACATTAAAGCAGGAATTCAATCTAAAGGATTTTCAGGTTTTAAATACGATTAAGCTTATTGATGAAGGCAATACGATACCATTTATTGCTCGATACAGAAAAGAAGCAACAGGAAGCCTATCAGATGAAGTTTTGAGAAACTTCTATGAAAGGCTTACGTATTTAAGAAATTTAGAAGAAAAGAAAGAAGATACTATACGCTTGATTGATGAGCAGGGAAAACTTACTGACGAAATTAGAGAAAAGATTGAGAATAGTAAAACACTGCAGGAAATAGATGACATTTATAGACCATTTAGACCTAAGAGAAGGACTAGAGCAACTACTGCAAAAGAAAAAGGATTGGAAGGTTTAGCAAAATTAATTGCTGATGGTGACTTAAGAGAAGGAAACCCGGATGATTATGCTGTAAGATTTTTAAATGACAGTGTTTTAACTCTTGAAGAGGCGTATCAAGGTGCTATGGACATAGTAGCGGAAGACGTATCAGACGATGCTGAGATAAGAAAGTACATAAGAGACTATATATGGAATAATGGACTTCTTGTGACGGAAAAATTAAAAGATGAAAAATCTCCATATGAGATGTATTATAGCTACAAGGAATCTATAAAGAAAATACCTCCACACAGAATATTGGCTATAAACAGGGCAGAAAGAGAAGAGTATGTTTCTGTTAAAGTAGATGTAGATGATGAAAAAATAATAAATAACATAGTTGCGTCAAATGTTATTAATGACTCAATTTTTAAAGATTATCATGTTAATGCAATAAATGATTCATATAAAAGGCTTATTAAGCCATCTATTGAGAGGGAGATAAGAAATAAACTCACTGAAATAGCTGAGGATAAGGCTATAAAAGTATTTAAGATGAACTTGAAAAGCCTTCTTTTGCAGCCACCTGTAAAAGGTTATGTAGTTATGGGGTTTGACCCTGCCTACAGGACAGGTTGTAAAATCGCAGTCGTAGACGAGACTGGAAAATTGCTTGATACGGCTACCGTATATCCTACGCCTCCACAAAATGATGTAGATGGAGCAAAAGCGATATTAAAAGATTTGATAGAAAAGTACAATGTCGGTTTGATTTCACTGGGAAATGGAACAGCCTCCAGAGAAAGTGAGCTTTTTATAGCAGAGCTTATTAAGGAAGTTGACAGGGACTTAAAGTATGTCATAGTAAATGAAGCTGGTGCATCAGTATATTCTGCATCAGAGCTTGGAACAGAAGAATTTCCTGACATCAATGTAAGTTTAAGAGGTGCAATATCTATGGCTCGTAGGCTGCAGGATCCATTAGCAGAGCTTGTTAAAATCGATCCTAAGTCTATTGGAGTCGGCCAATATCAGCACGATGTAAACCAGAAGATGTTGGGAGAAGCTTTAAATGGCGTTGTTGAAGATTGCGTGAACAGCGTAGGTGTCGATTTAAATACGGCATCAGTATCGCTTTTAAAGTATGTGTCAGGCATAAATGCGTCTATAGCTAAAAATATCGTTGAATACCGCAATGAAGTGGGACAGTTTAGAAATAGAAACGAATTAAAGAATGTAAAGAGACTTGGCGATGCAACTTTTACTCAGTGTGCAGGGTTTTTAAGGATATTAAACGGTGACAATATATTTGACTCAACAGGTGTTCATCCAGAAAGGTATGAGATATTAGAGAATCTTCTCAAAAAATTTGATTATGATATTAATAAATTAGATACAAAGGCTTTGAGGGAATTTGCATATAAACTGGAGGAATATGGCCTTGAAAAGCTATCACAAGAATACGACATAGGGCTTCCTACACTTAATGACATCGTAAGCGAACTAAAAAAGCCTGGAAGAGATCCTAGAGAAGAGCTTCCAAAGCCTATTCTTATGTCAGATGTGATGACGATAGAACAGCTGAAACCGGGCATGGAATTAATGGGTACAGTTAGAAATGTTGTTGACTTTGGATGTTTTGTAGATATTGGCGTTCATACAGATGGCCTTGTTCACATATCAGAGATGTCTCAAAATTACATCAAACATCCTTTAGATGTTGTTTCTGTAGGTGATATAGTAAAGGTAAGAGTCATTGATGTGGACATAGATAGAAATAGAATATCTCTTTCTATGAAATAATATATGGTGTGATCTAAATATTATGGAGGTTTTAATTTGACGGCGTATGATATTATTGGCGATGTTCATGGTTGTTATGAAGAACTGACAAAATTAATCGATATTTTGGGATACACATGTAAAGACGGAATATATGTACATAAAGATGATAGAAAACTTGTATTTCTGGGGGATATTACAGATAGAGGGCCTGACTCTATAAGTGTTATAGAATTGGTGTATAAAAATGTAAAATCAAGGAAAGCTCTATACACGCCAGGTAATCACTGCAATAAGCTTTACAGGTATTTGTTAGGGCACAATGTTAAAATCATACATGGACTTGAGACTACTGTGGAAGAGCTAAATGCTTTAAGCGATTCACATAGAAAAAGAATTGTTTCACAGTTTAAAGAGTTGTACGAGGATTCACCTATGTACCTTATTTTAGACAATAAAAAGTTAATTGTAGCACATGCGGGAATACCTGAAAAATACATAGGATACTATGGAAAAAATGTTAGGCGGTTTGTTTTGTACGGCGATATAACGGGTGAGAAAAATCCTGACGGCACGCCTATGAGGCTTGATTGGGCGAAAAACTATAGAGGCCCATCTTTGATTGTCTACGGCCATACGCCTGTAAAGGAGCCAAGATTTTTAAATAACACTGTCAATATCGATACAGGATGCGTATTTGGAGGCTCTCTTACAGCTTTAAGCTATCCTGAGATGAAGGTATCTAGCGTAAAGTCTTCTATGCCTTATGATGAAAGTAGATTTAGAGATCTAGATGACTGAATATTGTAATATGTGGATTTTAGGAGGATAAATTAGGTGAAGAGAAATAAAAAGAAGCTTGTGATAAATGGCCTATTTATTGCAGCATTTGTATTTTTGTTTATTTGGGTACTGTTTCGATATGGAGATGAGTTAACTTATCTATTAAAAGATCCTGCTAAGTTTGAAAAATGGATCTTGAGCTTTGGCACAAAAGGTATTCTGATTTTTATCGCAGTACAGATATTACAGGTTTTAATATTTGTAATACCTGGTGAAGTTGTTCAAATAGCTGGAGGGTACCTTTACGGAACTTTTTTGGGCTCGCTGTATTCTCTGATTGGAATTACTATCGGTTCTCTTTTGTGTTTTACAATAGCAAGAGTATTGGGATATGAATTTGTACGTGGAATGCTGTCAGACGAGAAGCTAAAAAAATTTGATTATTTAATAAACAACAAGAAAGGGGAGTTTGGACTCTTTTTGGTATTTTTACTGCCAGGCCTCCCTAAGGATGCCTTGTCATACGTCGCAGGATTGACGCCGGTGAAATTTTTAAATTTTTTTCTTATAACGGCAGCAGCGCGACTTCCTGGCATAGTAATTTCCTCGTACATAGGTGCAAATATTGAGCATAAAAATTACATAGTTTCAGCGGTAATATCAGTAATTGCGGTAATTTTATTTGTTATTGGCATTATTAATAAGGATAAGATAATGAAAAAGATGAATCACTTTGATGAATGATGTTTACTATTTTTATCAGTGTAGTATAATATCTTTTAGGTTCTTTTTTTATTATGATAAGTTTTAAGACAGGGGGGTTTTACGGTGTATCTTTTAAAGGGCGGCAAAGTCTTGACGATGGCAGGAAAAAATTACGATAAAGCAGATGTTCTTATAGACGATGGAAAGATTTTGGACGTTGGAGAAGAAATAATAGCACCGCTTGATGCTGAGGTGATTGATGTTTCAGGCCTTACAGTGATGCCTGGCATGATAGATGCACATTGTCATCTAGGTATGTGGGAAAATGCTGTTGGCTTTGAAGGTGCAGATGGAAATGAGGAGACGGATCCCATAACTCCTCAATTGCGAGCAATAGATGGGATAAATCCTATGGACAAATATTTTCAAGAAGCATATGAGGCAGGTGTAACGACGGCTGTAACAGGTCCTGGCAGTGCCAATGTAATTGGAGGTCAATTTGCAGCCATAAAGACATATGGCAAAAGAATTGATGATATGATCATAAAAGAACCGATTGCGGTTAAAGTGGCTTTTGGTGAGAATCCAAAATCTGTGTACAATGAGCAGCATAAAATGCCTATGACAAGAATGGGCATAGCCGCACTGCTGAGGCAAGAGCTCATAAAAGCGCAAGAGTACATAGAGGATATGGAGAAGTACGCTGACGATGATGAGAAAAGGCCCTCAAGGGACCTTGGACTTGAAGTCTTGGCTAAAGTATTAAAGAGGGAAATACCATTAAAAGCCCATGCCCATAGAGCAGATGACATATTCACTGCTTTAAGGATAGCAAAAGAATTTAATGTCGATATAACGCTGGACCATTGCACTGAGGGGCACCTTATAGTGGATTATCTTGTGAAGGAGAATGCAAAAGTCATTGTAGGTCCTTCACTTTCTGAAAGGTCAAAAGTTGAGCTTTCAAACCTTACTTTTAAAACTCCGGGAATTTTATCAAAAGCCGGGTTAGATGTGGCTATTATGACAGATCATCCAGTTATTCCTTTAAATTACCTTCCCATCTGCGCAGGTCTTGCAGTGAGAGAAGGAATGGATGAGATGGAAGCTCTGAAAGCAATTACTATAAATCCAGCAAAAATAGTAGGCATATCTGACAGGGTAGGAAGCATTGAGAAGGGAAAAGATGCAGATATAGCTGTATTGGACGGTAGCCCAATTGAGATAAAAACAAAGACAAAGTATGTATTTGTAAATGGACAATTAGTCTATGAAGCATAATAAAAACATAAGCAATTGTATTATCAATAATGAGGAGGAAAATAAATGGCATTTAATTTAAAAGGTAGAAGTTTATTGACGTTAAAAGATTATACACCACAAGAGATAATATATCTTCTTGATATAGCAAAACAGGTAAAGGCTGAGAGAAAAGCAGGGATAGTTCATCAAAGATTTTTAGGAAAGACTATTGCATTGATATTTGAAAAGCGCTCCACCAGAACTAGATGTGCATTCGAGACGGCTTTTGGCGAGGAAGGTGGGCACCCGGTTTTTTTGTCAACAGATGATATACAGCTTGGGGCAAAAGAATCGATAGAGGATACAGCAAGAGTTCTTGGCAGGATGTTTGATGCAATAGAATTTAGAGGATTCAATCAAAAGACTGTAGAAGCACTTGCAAAATATTCTGGTGTGCCTGTTTACAATGGGCTTACTGACGAATATCATCCTACGCAAGTTTTGGCCGATTTAATGACGATAGAAGAAGAATTTGGATATCTGAAAGGTACAAAATTGGCATTTGTAGGCGATGGGAGAAATAATATGGCAAATACGCTAGCGGTTGGATGTGCAAAAATGGGTATGGATTATGTGATAAATTCACCTAAAGAGCTTTGGCCATCAGAAGAATACATAAAAGAAATCAAAGATATGGCAAAAGAAAATGGAGGAAGCTTTACAATAACAGATGTGCCAGGCGAAGGATTGGAAGGTGCACACGCAATTTACACAGATGTATGGGCATCTATGGGAGAAGAATCTAAGCAAAAAGAAAGGGAAATGCTTCTAAGGCCATTCCAAGTAAATGATGAGATGATGAAAAAGACAAAAAGATCTGATACGATATTTTTACACTGCTTACCTGCAGTAAAAGGGCAAGAAGTAACATATGAAGTAATAGAAGGGAAGCAATCGAGAGTTTGGGATGAGGCAGAGAACAGAAAGCACACTATAAAAGCTGTCATGATTGCCACAATTTTATAGTAATTAAGCCAAGGTAAATTTATATGCCTTGGCTTAATTTTCGCCTACTATTCAAATCATGAATAAAATGATATAATGTAAAATGTTATTATTTGCTTAAGTAGGAGGATACGATGAAGGGAAAAGTAGTTATAGCGCTTGGGGGAAATGCACTGCAAGATAAAGATATGGTGCCCACCGCAGAATCTCAATTAAATGCGATAAGAAAGACAGCTTCATATATTGCAGATATCATAGAAGAAGGGTACTCTGTGATTGTGACACATGGCAATGGCCCACAGGTTGGCAATATAGTCATACAAAATGAGACGGCTTCTAACATAATACCTGCGATGCCTTTTGACATATGCGGTGCGGAAAGTCAAGGTATGATAGGCTATATGATACAGCAGTGTTTAGGCGAAGTTTTTAAGGAGAGAAACATAGATAAAGATGCTGCAACAATAGTGACACAAGTAGTTGTTGATAAAGATGATCCTGCATTTTTGCATCCAACAAAACCAATTGGGCCTTTTTACTCAAAGGAAGAAGCAGAGATGCTTATAAAAAATAAAGGATATGAAATGGTGGAGGACAGCGGCAGAGGATACAGGAGAGTTGTAGCATCTCCAGAGCCAAAGGAAATAGTTGAATTAAGTACAATTAAATTGCTTGAAAATAATGGTGTTGTAGTCATAACAGCAGGTGGAGGAGGAATACCTGTTGTAAAAGAAAATGACAGCTTAAAAGGTGTTGCTGCCGTAATAGATAAGGATCTTGCGTCTGAGAAGCTTGCAGAAGATTTAGATGCAGATATACTTTTGATTTTAACTGCTGTGGAAAAAGTGTACATCAATTATAAAAAGCCAGATGAAAAATCACTGGATGTAATTTCAAGTGATGAAGCACAGAGGTATTTAGAAGAAGGCCATTTTGCACCAGGAAGCATGCTGCCGAAGGTTAAGGCTGCAATAAGATTTGCAAACTCAAAACATGGAAGGCGTGCAATAATAACATCTCTTGAAAAAGCATATGATGCTTTATGTGGGAAAACAGGTACTGTTATCATAGAGAAAACAGCTAAAGACTAAAAAGCTACTTGACAAATTGATATTTTTATGACATCATATTATTTAGAACTTAATAAGTGTGAAGAATATCTTCAGGGCAGGGTGAAATTCCCGACCGGCGGTAAGCGTAAGCAAGCCCGCGACCCGCATATGCGGTGGACTTGGTGAGATTCCAAGGCCGACAGTAAAGTCTGGATGGAAGAAGATTTATTTTTGTTGTTATGGTCCTGAAGATAATTCTTCAGGATTTTTGATTATGGAGGTGTTTGTTTATGGAACACAGCAAGACGAAAGTAATTGTAACTGTAGGATTGCTTTCTGCAATAGCATTTGTACTTATGTATCTAGAATTTCAGCTACCACTATTTCCAGGCTTTTTAAAATTTGATTTCAGTGATATACCGCCACTACTAGCAGCATTTGCATTAGGACCTGTATACGGGATTTTTGTAGAAATTGTAAAAAACGTGATACACTTGCCTGTAAGCCAGTCTGCTGGTATTGGGGAAGTAGCAAATTTTGTGGTTGGTTCCATTTACGTGTATACAGTAGGTGTAATATACATGAGAAACAAATCAAAGAAATCAGCAATATTTTCAATGATTATTGGAACAGTTGCTATGGCTATTGCTGGATCAGTCTTGAATTACTATGTATTTTTACCCTTGTACCAGAAGATAATGGGATGGCCATTAAGCGCTATTGTTGGAATGGGGAAAGCAGTAAACAGTCATATAGTTGATTTAAGGACATTGATAGCGTACGGGATTTTCCCATTCAACATATTAAAAGGATTTGTAATATCTATTATAACATTTCTAATTTACAAGAAATTGTCGCCAATGCTTAAAATGTAATGTGTTTAAAATAGCGGAAATTAATCCGTTATTTTTTTGCCTTAAATACTAACTTACTATGCGTTTGTTTTATGGTATACTTGGTATATAATAATTGTATAAATTTCACGGTGGTGTTACGAATGAAAATGTCATTTAAAACAAAAAGTCCTATTGAGACAGAAAAGATAGGTTTTAAATTAGGAAATTTACTAAAAAGAGGCAGCATTGTATTAATATCTGGAGAATTAGGCGTGGGAAAGACAGTTTTAACGAAAGGGATAGCTAAAGGAATGGGAATTGATGATTATGTGACAAGCCCTACATTTATGATTGTAAATGAGCATTTGGGAGATATTCCACTGTATCATTTTGATGTCTATAGGATAGAAGATTATACGGAATTATACGATATAGGTTATGAGGAATATTTTTATGGAGATGGCGTATGTGTTATTGAATGGCCTGAAAAAATAAAGCCCCTTATCCCAAAGGAAAATATATTTATA
The nucleotide sequence above comes from Thermoanaerobacterium sp. CMT5567-10. Encoded proteins:
- the prfB gene encoding peptide chain release factor 2 (programmed frameshift) produces the protein MLADYKTEVLNLIDTIKEMGASLDIEGLKREVAEIDEEMSQPDFWNDLRKSQELSKKLKDLKELISEYESLEKQWEDLNTLIELGLEEGDESLTQEVHDEYKSLTKSINDMKIKTLLSGPYDRNNAILSIHAGAGGTEAQDWTEMLLRMYMRWATSKNYEVETVDYLPGDDAGVKSVTIMVKGAFAYGYLKGEAGVHRLVRISPFDAAGRRHTSFALVEVLPEIDDDIKVDIRPEDLKIDTYRSSGAGGQHVNKTESAIRITHIPTGIIVQCQSERSQMQNRETAMKMLKAKLMDLMIKEQKEKIEDLKGEHKEAGWGNQIRSYVFQPYTLVKDHRTNFEVGNVNAVMDGDIDEFINAYLKQKVS
- a CDS encoding Tex family protein: MDRIALTLKQEFNLKDFQVLNTIKLIDEGNTIPFIARYRKEATGSLSDEVLRNFYERLTYLRNLEEKKEDTIRLIDEQGKLTDEIREKIENSKTLQEIDDIYRPFRPKRRTRATTAKEKGLEGLAKLIADGDLREGNPDDYAVRFLNDSVLTLEEAYQGAMDIVAEDVSDDAEIRKYIRDYIWNNGLLVTEKLKDEKSPYEMYYSYKESIKKIPPHRILAINRAEREEYVSVKVDVDDEKIINNIVASNVINDSIFKDYHVNAINDSYKRLIKPSIEREIRNKLTEIAEDKAIKVFKMNLKSLLLQPPVKGYVVMGFDPAYRTGCKIAVVDETGKLLDTATVYPTPPQNDVDGAKAILKDLIEKYNVGLISLGNGTASRESELFIAELIKEVDRDLKYVIVNEAGASVYSASELGTEEFPDINVSLRGAISMARRLQDPLAELVKIDPKSIGVGQYQHDVNQKMLGEALNGVVEDCVNSVGVDLNTASVSLLKYVSGINASIAKNIVEYRNEVGQFRNRNELKNVKRLGDATFTQCAGFLRILNGDNIFDSTGVHPERYEILENLLKKFDYDINKLDTKALREFAYKLEEYGLEKLSQEYDIGLPTLNDIVSELKKPGRDPREELPKPILMSDVMTIEQLKPGMELMGTVRNVVDFGCFVDIGVHTDGLVHISEMSQNYIKHPLDVVSVGDIVKVRVIDVDIDRNRISLSMK
- the prpE gene encoding bis(5'-nucleosyl)-tetraphosphatase PrpE, yielding MTAYDIIGDVHGCYEELTKLIDILGYTCKDGIYVHKDDRKLVFLGDITDRGPDSISVIELVYKNVKSRKALYTPGNHCNKLYRYLLGHNVKIIHGLETTVEELNALSDSHRKRIVSQFKELYEDSPMYLILDNKKLIVAHAGIPEKYIGYYGKNVRRFVLYGDITGEKNPDGTPMRLDWAKNYRGPSLIVYGHTPVKEPRFLNNTVNIDTGCVFGGSLTALSYPEMKVSSVKSSMPYDESRFRDLDD
- a CDS encoding TVP38/TMEM64 family protein gives rise to the protein MKRNKKKLVINGLFIAAFVFLFIWVLFRYGDELTYLLKDPAKFEKWILSFGTKGILIFIAVQILQVLIFVIPGEVVQIAGGYLYGTFLGSLYSLIGITIGSLLCFTIARVLGYEFVRGMLSDEKLKKFDYLINNKKGEFGLFLVFLLPGLPKDALSYVAGLTPVKFLNFFLITAAARLPGIVISSYIGANIEHKNYIVSAVISVIAVILFVIGIINKDKIMKKMNHFDE
- a CDS encoding amidohydrolase, coding for MYLLKGGKVLTMAGKNYDKADVLIDDGKILDVGEEIIAPLDAEVIDVSGLTVMPGMIDAHCHLGMWENAVGFEGADGNEETDPITPQLRAIDGINPMDKYFQEAYEAGVTTAVTGPGSANVIGGQFAAIKTYGKRIDDMIIKEPIAVKVAFGENPKSVYNEQHKMPMTRMGIAALLRQELIKAQEYIEDMEKYADDDEKRPSRDLGLEVLAKVLKREIPLKAHAHRADDIFTALRIAKEFNVDITLDHCTEGHLIVDYLVKENAKVIVGPSLSERSKVELSNLTFKTPGILSKAGLDVAIMTDHPVIPLNYLPICAGLAVREGMDEMEALKAITINPAKIVGISDRVGSIEKGKDADIAVLDGSPIEIKTKTKYVFVNGQLVYEA
- the argF gene encoding ornithine carbamoyltransferase, which encodes MAFNLKGRSLLTLKDYTPQEIIYLLDIAKQVKAERKAGIVHQRFLGKTIALIFEKRSTRTRCAFETAFGEEGGHPVFLSTDDIQLGAKESIEDTARVLGRMFDAIEFRGFNQKTVEALAKYSGVPVYNGLTDEYHPTQVLADLMTIEEEFGYLKGTKLAFVGDGRNNMANTLAVGCAKMGMDYVINSPKELWPSEEYIKEIKDMAKENGGSFTITDVPGEGLEGAHAIYTDVWASMGEESKQKEREMLLRPFQVNDEMMKKTKRSDTIFLHCLPAVKGQEVTYEVIEGKQSRVWDEAENRKHTIKAVMIATIL
- the arcC gene encoding carbamate kinase; translated protein: MKGKVVIALGGNALQDKDMVPTAESQLNAIRKTASYIADIIEEGYSVIVTHGNGPQVGNIVIQNETASNIIPAMPFDICGAESQGMIGYMIQQCLGEVFKERNIDKDAATIVTQVVVDKDDPAFLHPTKPIGPFYSKEEAEMLIKNKGYEMVEDSGRGYRRVVASPEPKEIVELSTIKLLENNGVVVITAGGGGIPVVKENDSLKGVAAVIDKDLASEKLAEDLDADILLILTAVEKVYINYKKPDEKSLDVISSDEAQRYLEEGHFAPGSMLPKVKAAIRFANSKHGRRAIITSLEKAYDALCGKTGTVIIEKTAKD
- a CDS encoding ECF transporter S component, which encodes MEHSKTKVIVTVGLLSAIAFVLMYLEFQLPLFPGFLKFDFSDIPPLLAAFALGPVYGIFVEIVKNVIHLPVSQSAGIGEVANFVVGSIYVYTVGVIYMRNKSKKSAIFSMIIGTVAMAIAGSVLNYYVFLPLYQKIMGWPLSAIVGMGKAVNSHIVDLRTLIAYGIFPFNILKGFVISIITFLIYKKLSPMLKM
- the tsaE gene encoding tRNA (adenosine(37)-N6)-threonylcarbamoyltransferase complex ATPase subunit type 1 TsaE, whose amino-acid sequence is MKMSFKTKSPIETEKIGFKLGNLLKRGSIVLISGELGVGKTVLTKGIAKGMGIDDYVTSPTFMIVNEHLGDIPLYHFDVYRIEDYTELYDIGYEEYFYGDGVCVIEWPEKIKPLIPKENIFIRMNMGDTFDERTIEIESHGEKYDEVVKEMK